One genomic window of Clostridioides sp. ES-S-0054-01 includes the following:
- the rpoD gene encoding RNA polymerase sigma factor RpoD, with protein sequence MENKSNKKELKKVTAKTLIEKGKKQGSLTLAEIMEAFSETELDKDQVENLYETLGNLGIEITETKNYKADIDFSVADDDLSISHLDEDAEAISHDDSSAIEIETVDLSLPKGISIDDPVRMYLKEIGKIPLLKPHEEVEFARRMHEGDEIAKQRLVEANLRLVVSIAKRYVGRGMLFLDLIQEGNLGLIKAVEKFDYTKGYKFSTYATWWIRQAITRAIADQARTIRIPVHMVETINKLIRVSRQLLQELGRDPKPEEIAKEMEMTEDKVREIMKIAQDPVSLETPIGEEEDSHLGDFIPDDDAPAPAEAAAYSLLKEQIEDVLGSLNDREQKVLKLRFGLEDGRARTLEEVGKEFDVTRERIRQIEAKALRKLRHPSRSKKLRDYLD encoded by the coding sequence GTGGAAAATAAATCGAATAAAAAAGAGTTAAAAAAGGTTACTGCTAAGACATTAATAGAAAAAGGAAAAAAGCAAGGTTCTCTGACACTTGCAGAGATAATGGAAGCTTTTTCGGAGACTGAACTTGATAAGGATCAAGTAGAGAATCTTTATGAGACTTTAGGAAATTTGGGAATAGAAATAACAGAAACAAAAAATTATAAAGCTGATATAGATTTTTCGGTTGCTGATGACGATTTAAGTATAAGCCACTTAGATGAAGATGCAGAAGCAATTTCACATGACGACTCTTCTGCAATAGAAATAGAAACTGTGGATTTATCTTTACCCAAAGGAATAAGTATAGATGACCCTGTCAGAATGTACTTAAAAGAAATAGGAAAAATTCCTCTACTTAAACCACATGAAGAAGTAGAATTTGCTAGAAGAATGCACGAAGGTGATGAAATAGCAAAACAAAGGTTAGTTGAAGCTAACTTAAGACTAGTTGTAAGTATAGCAAAAAGATATGTAGGAAGAGGTATGCTTTTCTTGGATTTAATACAAGAGGGAAATTTAGGTCTTATAAAAGCAGTCGAAAAATTTGACTATACAAAAGGATATAAGTTTAGTACTTACGCAACATGGTGGATAAGACAAGCTATAACACGTGCTATTGCAGACCAAGCTAGAACTATAAGAATACCAGTTCATATGGTAGAGACTATAAATAAGCTAATAAGAGTATCAAGACAACTACTTCAAGAACTTGGAAGAGATCCAAAACCAGAAGAAATTGCAAAAGAAATGGAAATGACAGAAGATAAAGTAAGAGAAATAATGAAAATAGCTCAAGACCCTGTATCTTTAGAAACACCAATAGGAGAAGAAGAAGATAGCCATTTAGGTGATTTTATTCCAGATGATGATGCTCCAGCCCCAGCAGAGGCAGCAGCATATTCTTTATTAAAAGAACAAATAGAAGATGTACTTGGCTCATTAAATGATAGAGAGCAAAAAGTATTAAAACTTAGATTTGGTCTTGAGGATGGTAGAGCTAGAACTCTTGAGGA